CGGACGGCCCTGGCAGAAAAGGAGCGGACCGAGGCCACCAGATCCGTTCTCTGCACATCCCTGGCTGAGGAGGCCGACCAGCTCCGGGGCCAGCTGGGGGCAACGGTTAAGGTGTGCCAGGAGCTGCTGAGCAGACTGGAAGAGAAGAAGGGAGctggagaaagaggaggagaggtGGTGGAGATGCCCCAGCAGCAAAAGGTGAAAGAGGTGTGTGATATGGTGGAAGGTCAAAAGCCGACCAGGGTGTCCTTGTCTTCAATcaaaatttgatgtttttgtggagGCCAGCTCTGTTATAAGTTCTCCACTTTCCTCTCCTTAGCCATCAGAGTTGTCAGACTCAGCTTCGATCAAATCTCAAATTCGTCAGCTACAGGAAGAGAATCAACAGCTAAAGCAACGTGTTGAATATGTAAGTCTGTAAGAAGTCCATGACTTTCGTCTTGAATGGTACAAAGAGGATTTTGATGAAAGCGTCTAACATGGAGTCCGGTTGGTTGGTTTTAAGGTGCAGGGCCTGAACTCTCAGTGGCAAAAGTACGACTCCAGCAGAGAGGACTACATCCGGGGTTTGtgtcagaggctgaaggagagcAGCGGGCAGGGGCTCGTGCCGCTTGTGGGCCCTGTCAGCTCGGGGCTGCTTCAGCAGGAGATTTGTCGCCTCAACACCTCACTGGAGGAGAAGATACAGGAGTGCACCCAGCTGGAAAGGGAGGTTGAGGAGGTCAGGAATCGAAGCCACGAGCGAATCCAAACATTGGAGCAGCAGGTTGGCATTGATTCTTATATTTATAGCAGAatcttaaatacatttaaggtgtattttaccttttttgttaattaattTTGGAGTTTTAAACTGaaggtgttttcttttcctttaaagGTTCTCATCTACGCAGAGGACTTTAAGTCAGAGCGTGCTGACAGGGAGCGAGCACAAGGTCAAATTGAAGATCTAAAGGAGAAGATTTCCCAGTTAAAACAGCAGCTACACAAGCAGGTGACATCACCTTCCTATTTGTCAGATAAGCATTTTCTAGATGCTCCATTCAGTCAACGACACAGATCCTGAAcgctgttttcattttacagcaagGTGCAATCAGGGACAGCAGAGACGTGGTCCCCTTGTGTCGTGTACACATAGGACACCGGATCTCCTCCAAGCGGAGTAAAGACTCTCCGGAGCCGCTGTTGAGGAGCTCTGCTGAGAGACAGCAGgcgcctgcagctgcagctgcagctgctgcagcgaCGCCAAGCGCGGCCTGGATGAGCCCGGGCCTGTCGGAGCTGCAGTGCCCACAGTGCCTCGCCAGGTTCAACGACACAGAAGCTGCGGAGTATCTGAACCATTGTGAGGAGTGCGCTCGACTATAAGCGGAACTGCACTGGCTCAAGAATGCCTTCTGACTCTTTTTGAACACTGAATAGCTGCACTACAATGCAAACAAATGTATCTGGATGGGGATTCCAATTCAGAGACGTTTGACTGTAAAGGAACCAACGGAATCAGTCAACTTCCTTGAAAGGGTTTTTATTCTTAATGACGTAAAATCCAACTGTGTTTCTTGGGAAGTCTGTTCATTTCAGTTGGGGGAGTGTGTACACCCCACGCCGTATTCTGATTTCTCTTACTGCAAACATTTTTGGCAGTAGGAGGAGATTTTATGTCAATGCAATATCCAATCCAATGAGATATACATATACCTCAGTATCTccaattacataaaaaaaacatcgcACTTTTTTTGACATTCAGCCCAAAAACCAAATGTTGGATTGTAAGATTTAGGGAATTCGTGCATAAGCTTCTcttaataattatatttttgaaTCTAGACACCTAATTGTTCATGTGGTGCTATTTTATTGTGTTGctcttttaaattaaacaacttCTCTTTAAATAAttactaaaaaatgtattttttaatagtttCAAAGTATATAAGTAAATTGGTATTTATTctgagtatataactggaagaTGGGAATACTGCaatcttttgcatttttgatcCCATCAAAGCCCtataaatatacataaatattcaaattatttgtaaaaatacgTGTGTAcatattttattcaaactgaCTACAGTCCCATATTTTAAGATGTgcattatttttgtaataaaagaCTGACAAACCTTTCTTTTGgtggtggttttggttttttttggatttggtcgtgcaatgtatttttcttctttctttcaaagGTCTGCAAGCCTCCAGCTGCAACCAGAGAGCATGCCCTTGCCACAAAAACGTTGGCGCTACTTAATCGGCGCCCCTGTGCACGTCTCTTTAGTGTGTCATGTGCGTCTCACAGTGTGGAAAACCCCCTTTCCCAGTGTTGCTTGAATGGGCTCGCTGTACTGTGACAAGCCAGATTCCCAGCTGTTGTGTGTAGCTGAGGTAAACAGCATGAGGGCACAAAGAGGGGTCAGTTCAAGTTGCACCCAAGGCTCCACGGCTGCCAGATCGGTGACTAAACGGTGGATGACTAAAACACCATGCAGTCAGACGCTGAAGCATCATTTTGACGGAAATGTTGTTTGCTCGTTCGTTGTCATGGGTTTGGTGTAGTAAGTGCAGGAAGTTGGACATCCCctgttcaaacaggaagtaagtaGTTGCAGCTCTGAGAACGCCAAATAACAGCACTAGTTTTTTTGGTTCATCACATACCTGCCACACTTTTTGCTTTGACTTATTTTGACCTcatcaaaagcatttttttattttattcaagcGCAGAACAGACGGAATGACGTAAACAAAAATCTTAAGGCCAatcttaaaatgtgtttctgtctctACTTTAACATTGAACTTGAGTGAAATTGGGCTCAAATGACTGATTTGTCAGAATATGAAAATGTCATCTGAGAAATTCCTGGATTTGTCGTCACAATGGCCTGAACATCAAACCTGCAGTCTTTAGAAACTATGAATGTCTGTGCTGTAACACTGACTTCACTCGTACAGATATGACTCACCTatcaaaaggtttgtttttatcattCAGGTACAAAATGTGTTCATCCTCTCTGGTTTAGAAAGCAGAAGGGCTTTaaaagaacttttatttttcctgtggTGATTCTTCTTACATCTGCTTATGTCAGAATGACCTTATTCTGGGAAATGTCTCTTgccataacttaaaaaatatttaaaatcaacCTCCCCaccccttaaaaaaaacagtatcacATGATAACTCAGTAATCAGGGAACAGGGGAAATTATTTGTGGCTAAATCAGTTTCCACTGTTAACATGTAGTTTACATGACAAACTGATGATGCAGCCTAATTTTCCCACAGATGAATTTTTACACCTTTTGGCTTTTTTGAGGTTAATTTTAGTGCCTTTAAGCAAACCACAGACACTAAGGTCTAAAAAAGGGCAAGAGCTGTCTTCTTGGGATTCTCCCCCCCACATCCCCCGCCAGCTCACACCTACTCATTACAACAGGGTCTAAAAGTGACTGAAGttccacacacagacacacacaagagCTCTACCCACCCATCtcagagtggaaaaaaaataggtcACGAGTCCCCCCACCCGAGTGTCTGGGAACTTTTctaagaaataattaaaaagaaatatggcAGCAGAACATCAGTTCCTGTTGGAATCTTGCTTTCAAAGCATCAGGATGTACCAAAGAGGTacatatacttaaaaaaaaaagacagggagAACTTTAAGTATCCAGACAAATACAGAAAGGATATCGAACGACCTTTAATCTTCTGTGTATTCCTAAAAGAATGGGAATTTCCCTCCATGCGAGGGAATTCCCAAAAAAGCAGACAAGTTTATTTGAACTGGATTGTTGTAGATTCGAGCAGATCATTTCAGTTTAACTGACTGATGAAATCAGTTAggacatctttatttttctacattgcttggtaaaaaaaaagaaaaaaaaaagaagagtcaaTAGTTTTTATCCATCAAAATGAGCACTGTGGCAAATGTGTGCAGCTAAAAGAGAAGGGGGATTCCCTTCCTTAAAATTGTTTGTGATCCTGGGGGGCTTCAGGCAGTTTTTGATGAAAAGAACGGCGTTCTGATTACAGGCTCAAGGCATCAGCAACATCTTTAGATGATCCGCTGCCAAAGCTGTGCGCacatctctttttttcacctttaagtcatttttttccctattATTTTTGCCAACTTAAGGTGGACTTTGTTAGTTCATTATAACTCCATCACTTTTATGGAATTATACCATCTATTATCAGTTT
The sequence above is a segment of the Oryzias latipes chromosome 1, ASM223467v1 genome. Coding sequences within it:
- the tnip2 gene encoding TNFAIP3-interacting protein 2 isoform X2 produces the protein MDKGSLKSDYDSAREKTRSYSVLNTLYHEKRQEIELLHKQINVKDNIIADLKARLGRYERIYMTVGDNESVLVGPSNSLVESLVKEIVKAKQKRKDADVRAARQAEEIQRLNVLLREKELELERVRCQPDHEKDQEIQRLRTALAEKERTEATRSVLCTSLAEEADQLRGQLGATVKVCQELLSRLEEKKGAGERGGEVVEMPQQQKPSELSDSASIKSQIRQLQEENQQLKQRVEYVQGLNSQWQKYDSSREDYIRGLCQRLKESSGQGLVPLVGPVSSGLLQQEICRLNTSLEEKIQECTQLEREVEEVRNRSHERIQTLEQQVLIYAEDFKSERADRERAQGQIEDLKEKISQLKQQLHKQQGAIRDSRDVVPLCRVHIGHRISSKRSKDSPEPLLRSSAERQQAPAAAAAAAAATPSAAWMSPGLSELQCPQCLARFNDTEAAEYLNHCEECARL
- the tnip2 gene encoding TNFAIP3-interacting protein 2 isoform X1 — encoded protein: MDKGSLKSDYDSAREKTRSYSVLNTLYHEKRQEIELLHKQINVKDNIIADLKARLGRYERIYMTVGDNESVLVGPSNSLVESLVKEIVKAKQKRKDADVRAARQAEEIQRLNVLLREKELELERVRCQPDHEKDQEIQRLRTALAEKERTEATRSVLCTSLAEEADQLRGQLGATVKVCQELLSRLEEKKGAGERGGEVVEMPQQQKVKEPSELSDSASIKSQIRQLQEENQQLKQRVEYVQGLNSQWQKYDSSREDYIRGLCQRLKESSGQGLVPLVGPVSSGLLQQEICRLNTSLEEKIQECTQLEREVEEVRNRSHERIQTLEQQVLIYAEDFKSERADRERAQGQIEDLKEKISQLKQQLHKQQGAIRDSRDVVPLCRVHIGHRISSKRSKDSPEPLLRSSAERQQAPAAAAAAAAATPSAAWMSPGLSELQCPQCLARFNDTEAAEYLNHCEECARL